Proteins encoded within one genomic window of Streptomyces sp. NBC_00523:
- a CDS encoding MMPL family transporter, with product MGNGDAARTRGPRVRGVAARAGGWSARHRWAAVTIWVLFVVLAMGLGSAAGRVDVKESDQMSGEVGRAVQIIEDAGLKDPAGETVLIQSEGKDGAVAGSAEFRAAVEDVIRAVQDTGEVTAVTSPYTTKTISADGHSALVQFEMRGDPETASERVAPVLKAVEKVGGAHDGLLIEEIGGASMGKTFDDAFGSDFQRAELSAVPVALGILLIAFGALVAALLPVALALTAIMATMGLMGVVSHFQPMSDTANSVMLLVGLAVGVDYCLFYLRREREERARGRDARTALMIAAATSGRAIVVSGVTVCVAMAGMLFTGIAEFQAMGLASLMVVAVAMVGSVTVLPALLSLLGERVEKGRVPFLNRLKRSERGGADGESRVWRAVLTAVLRRPWTALVVAAGALAAIALPALSMHTQNLTLDQEFGGSLPIVQTYDRLNEAFPGGADPAQVVVRADDIGAAPVRRALEEFRRQAVSSGASKGPVDIVTHDAENVAVIDVPLVGGSDQKRAEKSLDLLRDTVRPATLGKVAGVEAPVTGQVAGSKDFNDQIVGSVVPVFAFVVVFAFLLMLLCFRSLTVALTSIVLNLLSVGAAYGILTAVFQHGWGASLVGAEGVGAIVSWLPLFLFVILFGLSMDYHVFVVSRIREARLQGRGTRDAIAHGVVTTAGVVTSAAVIMVAVFAIFGTLSMQSMKQMGVGLAAAVLIDATIIRGVLLPAVMALLGERNWYFPKWLRWLPDMTHDESYDDEPGPSAPARGGEEPERVGV from the coding sequence ATGGGGAATGGGGATGCGGCACGGACGCGGGGGCCGCGGGTGCGGGGCGTCGCGGCCCGGGCGGGCGGCTGGAGCGCCCGGCACCGCTGGGCGGCGGTGACGATCTGGGTGCTGTTCGTCGTCCTGGCCATGGGGCTCGGCTCGGCGGCCGGCCGGGTCGACGTCAAGGAGAGCGACCAGATGTCCGGCGAGGTGGGCCGGGCCGTGCAGATCATCGAGGACGCGGGGCTCAAGGACCCGGCCGGTGAGACCGTGCTCATCCAGTCGGAGGGCAAGGACGGGGCGGTGGCCGGGTCGGCCGAGTTCCGGGCGGCCGTCGAGGACGTCATCCGGGCCGTGCAGGACACCGGTGAGGTCACCGCCGTCACCTCGCCGTACACCACGAAGACCATCTCGGCCGACGGGCACAGCGCGCTCGTGCAGTTCGAGATGAGGGGCGACCCCGAGACCGCGAGCGAGCGGGTCGCGCCCGTGCTGAAGGCCGTCGAGAAGGTGGGCGGGGCACATGACGGGCTGCTGATCGAGGAGATCGGCGGCGCCAGCATGGGCAAGACGTTCGACGACGCCTTCGGGAGCGACTTCCAGCGGGCCGAGCTCTCCGCCGTGCCGGTCGCGCTCGGCATCCTGCTCATCGCCTTCGGCGCGCTGGTCGCCGCGCTGCTCCCGGTCGCCCTCGCCCTCACCGCGATCATGGCGACCATGGGCCTGATGGGGGTGGTGAGCCACTTCCAGCCGATGAGCGACACCGCCAACTCGGTGATGCTGCTGGTGGGTCTGGCCGTCGGCGTCGACTACTGCCTGTTCTATCTGCGCCGGGAGCGCGAGGAGCGGGCCAGGGGCCGGGACGCCCGGACCGCGCTGATGATCGCCGCCGCGACCAGCGGACGCGCCATCGTCGTCTCCGGTGTGACGGTCTGCGTCGCGATGGCGGGCATGCTCTTCACCGGCATCGCGGAGTTCCAGGCGATGGGCCTGGCCTCGCTGATGGTCGTCGCCGTCGCCATGGTCGGCTCGGTCACCGTGCTGCCCGCGCTCCTCTCGCTGCTCGGCGAGCGGGTCGAGAAGGGCCGGGTGCCGTTCCTGAACCGCCTGAAGCGCTCGGAGCGCGGTGGCGCCGACGGCGAGAGCCGCGTCTGGCGCGCGGTGCTCACCGCCGTGCTGCGCCGCCCCTGGACCGCGCTCGTGGTCGCCGCCGGGGCGCTCGCGGCCATCGCGCTGCCCGCGCTCTCCATGCACACCCAGAACCTCACCCTGGACCAGGAGTTCGGCGGCTCGCTGCCGATCGTGCAGACCTACGACCGGCTGAACGAGGCGTTCCCCGGCGGCGCCGACCCGGCGCAGGTCGTGGTGCGGGCCGACGACATCGGAGCGGCGCCGGTACGCCGGGCGCTGGAGGAGTTCCGCAGGCAGGCCGTCTCCTCCGGGGCCTCGAAGGGCCCGGTGGACATCGTGACCCACGACGCGGAGAACGTCGCGGTCATCGACGTACCGCTGGTCGGCGGTTCGGACCAGAAGCGGGCCGAGAAGAGCCTGGACCTGCTGCGGGACACCGTGCGTCCGGCGACGCTCGGCAAGGTCGCGGGGGTCGAGGCGCCGGTCACCGGGCAGGTCGCCGGGTCGAAGGACTTCAACGACCAGATCGTCGGCTCGGTCGTGCCGGTCTTCGCCTTCGTGGTCGTCTTCGCCTTCCTGCTGATGCTGCTCTGCTTCCGCTCGCTGACCGTGGCCCTCACCTCGATCGTCCTCAACCTGCTCTCGGTGGGCGCCGCGTACGGCATCCTGACGGCGGTCTTCCAGCACGGCTGGGGTGCCTCGCTGGTGGGCGCGGAGGGCGTCGGCGCGATCGTCTCCTGGCTGCCGCTGTTCCTCTTCGTGATCCTCTTCGGGCTCTCGATGGACTACCACGTGTTCGTGGTCTCCCGCATCCGTGAGGCCCGCCTCCAGGGCCGCGGCACCCGCGACGCCATCGCCCACGGCGTGGTCACCACGGCCGGGGTCGTCACCAGCGCCGCCGTGATCATGGTCGCCGTGTTCGCGATCTTCGGGACGCTGTCGATGCAGTCCATGAAGCAGATGGGCGTCGGCCTGGCGGCGGCCGTGCTGATCGACGCGACGATCATCCGCGGGGTGCTGCTCCCGGCCGTGATGGCCCTGCTGGGCGAGCGCAACTGGTACTTCCCGAAGTGGCTGCGGTGGCTGCCGGACATGACGCACGACGAGTCGTACGACGACGAGCCGGGCCCGTCCGCACCGGCGCGCGGCGGCGAGGAGCCGGAGCGGGTCGGCGTCTGA
- a CDS encoding carbohydrate ABC transporter permease, which translates to MSMRTRRSVRAGQYVALLCYLIFLAFPFLWLISTAFKPAPELGSLHPTWIPQHPTLDNFRQAFDEQPLLRAAANSLIAALSAGLIAVLIATPMAYVMARHRTRLSTAATGWVVVSQAFPFVLLIIPLFLVLKNLHLINTLWGLVLVYVVWALPFALWMLVGYVRAVPRELEEAAAVDGAGRLRTLVSVTAPLLAPGIVATALFAFITAWNEFFFALVLLKTPEKQTLPVVLTHFLGAEGASDLGPLAAAAFLATLPSLVLFAVIQRRITGGMLAGAVKN; encoded by the coding sequence ATGAGCATGCGTACCAGACGGTCCGTGCGCGCCGGGCAGTACGTGGCGCTGCTGTGCTACCTGATCTTCCTCGCGTTCCCCTTCCTGTGGCTGATCTCCACCGCCTTCAAGCCCGCCCCGGAGCTCGGCTCCCTGCACCCGACCTGGATTCCGCAGCACCCGACGCTGGACAACTTCCGGCAGGCGTTTGACGAGCAGCCGCTGCTGCGGGCCGCCGCCAACTCGCTGATCGCCGCGCTCTCGGCCGGACTGATCGCCGTCCTGATCGCGACCCCGATGGCTTATGTGATGGCCCGCCACCGCACCCGCCTCTCCACCGCCGCCACCGGCTGGGTCGTGGTCAGCCAGGCGTTCCCCTTCGTCCTGCTGATCATTCCGCTCTTCCTGGTCCTGAAGAACCTGCACCTGATCAACACCCTCTGGGGCCTGGTCCTGGTCTACGTGGTGTGGGCGCTGCCCTTCGCGCTGTGGATGCTCGTCGGTTACGTACGGGCCGTGCCGCGCGAGCTGGAGGAGGCGGCGGCGGTCGACGGGGCCGGGCGGCTGCGCACCCTGGTCTCGGTCACCGCCCCGCTGCTGGCCCCCGGCATCGTCGCCACGGCCCTCTTCGCGTTCATCACCGCGTGGAACGAGTTCTTCTTCGCGCTCGTCCTCCTCAAGACCCCGGAGAAGCAGACCTTGCCGGTCGTACTCACGCACTTCCTCGGCGCCGAGGGCGCCAGCGACCTCGGGCCGCTCGCCGCCGCCGCGTTCCTCGCCACCCTCCCGTCGCTCGTGCTGTTCGCCGTGATCCAGCGGCGGATCACCGGCGGCATGCTGGCCGGGGCGGTGAAGAACTGA
- a CDS encoding 3'-5' exonuclease — protein sequence MSWHRHALVGFDLETTGTDPLEARIVTAAVIAVDDRDGEPVARHTWLADPGIRIPAQASAIHGISSERAAAEGRPAREVADEIADTLAGYWRRGVPVVAYNAAFDLTLLTAELDRHGLPPLADRLGGAPVGPVIDPYTIDRAVDRYRKGKRNLEAVCVEYGVVHGGAHDAAADALAAVRVAYAIAARHRAVAELPPPALHDRQITWHAEWAADFQAFLRRKGTPDAVVDGQWPVREPIRTTA from the coding sequence ATGAGCTGGCACCGGCACGCGCTGGTCGGCTTCGATCTGGAGACGACGGGGACGGACCCGCTGGAGGCCCGCATCGTCACGGCCGCGGTGATCGCGGTGGACGACCGGGACGGTGAGCCGGTCGCCCGGCACACCTGGCTGGCCGACCCGGGCATCCGCATCCCGGCCCAGGCGTCCGCGATCCACGGCATCAGCAGCGAGCGGGCGGCGGCGGAGGGCCGGCCCGCGCGCGAGGTGGCCGACGAGATCGCCGACACGCTCGCCGGGTACTGGCGCCGGGGCGTCCCGGTCGTCGCGTACAACGCCGCGTTCGACCTCACGCTGCTCACGGCGGAGTTGGACCGCCACGGGCTGCCCCCGCTCGCCGACCGGCTGGGCGGCGCGCCCGTCGGCCCCGTCATCGACCCGTACACCATCGACCGGGCGGTCGACCGCTATCGCAAGGGCAAGCGGAATCTGGAGGCGGTCTGCGTCGAGTACGGCGTGGTGCACGGGGGCGCGCACGACGCGGCGGCGGACGCGCTGGCCGCGGTGCGTGTGGCGTACGCGATAGCCGCCCGCCACCGTGCTGTGGCCGAACTCCCTCCGCCCGCCCTGCACGACCGCCAGATCACGTGGCACGCGGAGTGGGCGGCGGACTTCCAGGCCTTCCTCCGCCGCAAGGGCACGCCGGACGCGGTGGTGGACGGCCAGTGGCCGGTCCGGGAGCCGATCCGCACGACGGCCTGA
- a CDS encoding phosphotransferase enzyme family protein: protein MNEMEAREVLAAAGFPGGAELLALGENAVFTADGLVVKVGRDAVSHPELLERAEREVAVARWLAASGVPAVRAAEDGARLVGGHPVTVWHRLPEAVRPAEPRDLAPLLTAVHALPAPDDFALPRRELLGGVERWLRLAGDAIDPADAAYLRERRDGFAAAAAALVPHLPPGPIHGDALARNVHVGADGPVLVDLETFSSDLREHDLVVLALSRDRYGLAADAYDAFTAAYGWDVREWDGCGVLRGARETASCAWVAQHAPSNDAALAEFRRRVASLREGDSSVRWYPF, encoded by the coding sequence ATGAACGAGATGGAAGCGCGCGAGGTGCTGGCCGCCGCCGGGTTCCCCGGGGGCGCGGAGCTGCTGGCGCTCGGCGAGAACGCGGTGTTCACGGCCGACGGCCTCGTCGTCAAGGTCGGCCGGGACGCCGTGAGCCACCCCGAGCTGCTGGAACGCGCCGAGCGCGAGGTGGCCGTCGCCCGGTGGCTCGCGGCCTCCGGTGTCCCCGCCGTGCGGGCCGCCGAGGACGGCGCCCGGCTGGTCGGGGGTCATCCGGTGACCGTGTGGCACCGGCTGCCCGAGGCGGTGCGGCCCGCCGAGCCGCGCGATCTGGCCCCGCTGCTGACCGCCGTCCACGCGCTGCCCGCGCCGGACGACTTCGCGCTGCCGCGCCGGGAGCTGCTGGGCGGCGTCGAGCGGTGGCTGCGGCTGGCGGGCGACGCGATCGATCCGGCGGACGCGGCGTATCTGCGCGAGCGGCGGGACGGGTTCGCGGCGGCGGCCGCGGCGCTGGTCCCCCATCTGCCGCCGGGGCCGATCCACGGGGACGCGCTGGCGCGCAACGTCCATGTCGGGGCGGACGGGCCGGTCCTGGTCGACCTGGAGACCTTCTCCTCGGACCTGCGCGAACACGACCTGGTGGTCCTCGCACTGTCCCGCGACCGGTACGGGCTGGCGGCGGACGCGTATGACGCGTTCACCGCGGCGTACGGGTGGGATGTCCGGGAGTGGGACGGGTGCGGGGTGTTGCGGGGGGCGCGCGAAACGGCGAGCTGCGCGTGGGTGGCACAGCACGCACCCTCGAACGATGCCGCTCTCGCGGAGTTCCGCCGCCGGGTGGCGTCCCTGCGGGAGGGGGACTCCTCGGTGCGGTGGTATCCGTTCTGA
- the glgX gene encoding glycogen debranching protein GlgX has product MQVWPGQAYPLGATYDGAGTNFAVFSEAAHRIELCLLHDDGSETAVELRETDAFVRHAYLPGVMPGQRYGFRVHGPYEPEHGIRCNSAKLLLDPYARAVSGRIKWGEEVYGYPFGKPDARNDLDSAPHTMTSVVVNPYFDWGDDRRPRTDYHRTVIYEAHVKGLTMLHPGLPKELRGTYAGLAHPEIIAHLTELGVTAIELMPVHQFVQDHRLADAGLANYWGYNTIGFFAPHNAYASWGDRGEQVLEFKQAVRALHQAGIEVILDVVYNHTAEGNHLGPTLSFRGLDNASYYRLTDDQRYYMDTTGTGNSLLMRSPHVLQMIMDSLRYWVTEMHVDGFRFDLAATLARQFHEVDRLSSFFDLVQQDPVVSQVKLIAEPWDVGEGGYQVGNFPPLWTEWNGKYRDTVRDLWRGEPRTLAEFAGRLTGSSDLYQDDGRRPLASINFTTCHDGFTLHDLVSYNDKHNEANGEGNRDGESHNRSWNCGAEGETDRTEVLELRERQMRNFLATLMLSQGVPMLSHGDEFGRTQQGNNNAYCQDNELSWVHWPEPAAAVGEDGEEEEESAEPEDMSLLEFTRAMVWLRRDHPVFRRRRFFHGRPVEGTHDELSDIAWFTPEGQEMTQRDWQAAHAKALTVFLNGHAISEPGPRGERISDDSFLLMFNASAETLEFAVPVNHGRQWHAVVDTARPAGVLPGAGPKVAAGDRVTLVGRSMVVLQRPA; this is encoded by the coding sequence ATGCAGGTGTGGCCGGGACAGGCGTACCCGCTCGGTGCCACGTACGACGGCGCCGGGACCAATTTCGCGGTCTTCTCGGAGGCCGCCCACCGAATCGAGTTGTGCCTGCTGCACGACGACGGTTCCGAGACGGCGGTGGAGCTGAGGGAGACCGACGCGTTCGTCCGGCACGCGTATCTGCCCGGGGTGATGCCCGGTCAGCGCTACGGCTTCCGCGTGCACGGCCCGTACGAACCGGAGCACGGCATCCGGTGCAACTCCGCGAAGCTGCTCCTCGACCCGTACGCCCGCGCGGTGTCCGGGCGGATCAAGTGGGGCGAGGAGGTCTACGGCTACCCGTTCGGGAAGCCCGACGCGCGCAACGATCTCGACTCCGCCCCGCACACCATGACCTCGGTCGTGGTGAACCCGTACTTCGACTGGGGCGACGACCGGCGCCCCCGCACGGACTACCACCGCACGGTGATCTACGAGGCCCATGTGAAGGGCCTGACGATGCTCCATCCGGGGCTGCCGAAGGAGCTGCGCGGCACGTACGCCGGGCTGGCGCATCCGGAGATCATCGCGCATCTGACGGAGCTGGGCGTCACGGCGATCGAGCTGATGCCGGTGCACCAGTTCGTCCAGGACCACCGGCTGGCGGACGCGGGGCTCGCCAACTACTGGGGCTACAACACGATCGGCTTCTTCGCCCCGCACAACGCCTACGCCTCCTGGGGTGACCGGGGCGAGCAGGTCCTGGAGTTCAAGCAGGCCGTGCGCGCCCTGCACCAGGCGGGCATCGAGGTCATCCTCGACGTGGTCTACAACCACACCGCCGAGGGCAACCACCTCGGGCCCACGCTGTCGTTCCGGGGCCTGGACAACGCCTCGTACTACCGGCTGACCGACGACCAGCGGTACTACATGGACACCACGGGCACCGGGAACTCGCTGCTCATGCGGTCGCCGCACGTGCTCCAGATGATCATGGACTCGCTGCGGTACTGGGTGACCGAGATGCATGTGGACGGCTTCCGCTTCGACCTGGCGGCCACCCTGGCCCGGCAGTTCCACGAGGTGGACCGGCTGTCGTCGTTCTTCGACCTGGTGCAGCAGGACCCGGTGGTCAGCCAGGTCAAGCTGATCGCCGAGCCGTGGGACGTGGGCGAGGGCGGCTACCAGGTGGGGAACTTCCCGCCGCTGTGGACCGAGTGGAACGGCAAGTACCGGGACACGGTCCGCGACCTGTGGCGGGGCGAGCCCCGGACCCTGGCCGAGTTCGCCGGGCGGCTGACCGGGTCCTCGGACCTGTACCAGGACGACGGGCGGCGCCCGCTGGCCTCGATCAACTTCACCACCTGCCACGACGGCTTCACCCTGCACGACCTGGTCTCGTACAACGACAAGCACAACGAGGCCAACGGCGAGGGCAACCGGGACGGCGAAAGCCACAACCGGTCGTGGAACTGCGGTGCCGAGGGCGAGACGGACCGGACCGAGGTGCTGGAGCTGCGCGAGCGTCAGATGCGCAACTTCCTCGCCACGCTGATGCTGTCGCAGGGCGTGCCGATGCTCAGCCACGGCGACGAGTTCGGGCGTACCCAGCAGGGCAACAACAACGCCTACTGCCAGGACAACGAACTGTCGTGGGTGCACTGGCCCGAACCGGCCGCCGCGGTGGGCGAGGACGGCGAGGAGGAGGAGGAGAGCGCCGAGCCCGAGGACATGAGCCTGCTGGAGTTCACCCGGGCGATGGTGTGGCTGCGCCGCGACCACCCGGTCTTCCGGCGCCGCAGGTTCTTCCACGGCCGCCCGGTGGAGGGCACGCACGACGAGTTGTCCGACATCGCCTGGTTCACGCCCGAGGGCCAGGAGATGACCCAACGGGACTGGCAGGCCGCCCACGCGAAGGCCCTGACCGTGTTCCTGAACGGGCACGCCATCTCGGAGCCGGGGCCGCGCGGGGAGCGGATCTCCGACGACTCGTTCCTGCTGATGTTCAACGCGAGCGCCGAGACGCTGGAATTCGCGGTGCCGGTCAACCACGGCCGGCAGTGGCACGCCGTCGTGGACACCGCGCGCCCGGCCGGGGTGCTGCCCGGGGCCGGACCGAAGGTGGCGGCGGGCGATCGGGTGACGCTGGTGGGCCGGAGCATGGTGGTGCTGCAACGCCCGGCCTGA
- a CDS encoding SAV2148 family HEPN domain-containing protein, which produces MSSGGFELPPGDAGHEGDVAEVPPGAVSLAQPLEIGAELDWDADAWSEVRTRAQRAGRAYIWLNLVEQRLRAVVAAVLRPIYEPVHGEDWVVAAAGPAGQEWVQRAVAVREVSRRKGYLLDPADDNVLSFLTLPQLRELMVQHWPCFEPYFDDRRDVELALDELEVARNVVSRNRALNEAVLAQAERASARLLEMLGSGAGVPSADRLPVDAVEELVGDRYADVVSVHSDRVRLQRQLPAEDLFGDARRLDAIGIGLNLLVQNFSGRRLIRLAESGCRIRLLFINPASSAVKRRERELGLKKGELSRSVEMNILHTRRVRAKLRDPDAFQIHVFDETPRFTAYLVDGDGADAVGVVQTYLRRARGMEAPVLVLRGGGRAVVRAGQGYEHGLFETYREEFESVWTDSRPVS; this is translated from the coding sequence GTGAGCTCGGGAGGGTTCGAGCTGCCCCCGGGTGACGCGGGTCACGAGGGGGACGTGGCCGAGGTCCCGCCCGGGGCGGTATCGCTGGCACAGCCCCTGGAGATCGGCGCGGAGCTGGACTGGGACGCCGACGCCTGGAGCGAGGTGCGCACGCGCGCGCAGCGGGCCGGGCGCGCCTACATCTGGCTGAATCTGGTCGAACAGCGGCTGCGCGCCGTCGTCGCGGCGGTGCTCCGGCCGATCTACGAGCCCGTCCACGGCGAGGACTGGGTGGTGGCCGCCGCCGGGCCCGCCGGACAGGAGTGGGTGCAGCGCGCGGTCGCCGTGCGCGAGGTCTCCCGCCGCAAGGGCTATCTGCTCGACCCGGCCGACGACAACGTCCTCAGCTTCCTCACGCTGCCCCAGCTCCGCGAGCTGATGGTCCAGCACTGGCCGTGCTTCGAGCCGTACTTCGACGACCGCCGCGATGTCGAACTGGCACTCGACGAGCTGGAGGTCGCCCGCAACGTCGTCTCCCGCAACCGCGCGCTCAACGAGGCGGTGCTCGCCCAGGCCGAGCGGGCCTCCGCCCGGCTCCTGGAGATGCTGGGCAGCGGCGCGGGGGTGCCCTCCGCGGACCGGCTCCCGGTCGACGCGGTGGAGGAGCTGGTCGGCGACCGGTACGCGGACGTGGTCTCCGTCCACTCCGACCGCGTGCGCCTCCAGCGCCAGCTGCCCGCCGAGGACCTGTTCGGCGACGCCCGCAGGCTCGACGCGATCGGCATCGGGCTCAACCTGCTGGTGCAGAACTTCTCCGGACGCCGCCTCATCCGGCTCGCCGAGTCGGGCTGCCGGATCCGGCTGCTCTTCATCAACCCGGCCAGCAGCGCGGTCAAGCGCCGCGAGCGGGAGCTCGGCCTGAAGAAGGGCGAGCTGAGCCGGTCCGTCGAGATGAACATCCTGCACACCCGCCGGGTGCGCGCCAAGCTCCGCGACCCGGACGCCTTCCAGATCCACGTCTTCGACGAGACCCCGCGCTTCACGGCCTACCTGGTGGACGGCGACGGGGCCGACGCGGTCGGGGTCGTCCAGACCTATCTGCGCCGGGCGCGCGGCATGGAGGCACCGGTGCTGGTGCTGCGCGGCGGCGGGCGTGCGGTGGTCCGGGCGGGGCAGGGGTACGAGCACGGGCTGTTCGAGACGTACCGCGAGGAGTTCGAGTCGGTGTGGACCGACTCCCGGCCGGTCTCCTGA
- a CDS encoding carbohydrate ABC transporter permease codes for MTLASATVRSGRDGPPGKGAADRGAGTWFLVLPALIPILVLSVGPLLYGIALAFTDAQSGRTRATQWIGTLNFRDLLHDGLFWESFRIGLVWAVGVTVPQFVLALGLALLLNENLRMRWLARALAIIPWAMPEVVVGIMWRLVYNPDAGILNETIRDLGLGDGRDWLTGLATALPAVILVGVWSGMPQTTVALLAGLQNTPHELHEAAALDGAGAWRRFRTVTWPAIRPVALSITALNFIWNFNSFALVYVLTNGGPGGRTRLPMLFAYEEAFRYGQFGYAAAMGCVMVAVISVILAVYLAGRLRGGDDR; via the coding sequence ATGACATTGGCGAGTGCGACTGTACGGTCCGGGCGGGACGGCCCACCCGGCAAGGGCGCCGCCGACCGGGGCGCCGGGACCTGGTTCCTGGTCCTGCCCGCCCTGATCCCGATCCTGGTCCTGAGCGTCGGCCCGCTGCTCTACGGCATCGCGCTGGCCTTCACCGACGCCCAGTCCGGCCGCACCCGTGCCACGCAGTGGATCGGCACGCTGAACTTCCGGGACCTGCTGCACGACGGGCTGTTCTGGGAGTCGTTCCGGATCGGCCTGGTGTGGGCGGTCGGCGTCACCGTCCCGCAGTTCGTGCTCGCCCTCGGCCTCGCCCTGCTGCTCAACGAGAACCTGCGGATGCGCTGGCTGGCCCGCGCCCTGGCGATCATCCCGTGGGCGATGCCCGAGGTCGTCGTCGGCATCATGTGGCGGCTGGTCTACAACCCGGACGCCGGAATCCTCAACGAGACCATCCGCGATCTGGGGCTCGGGGACGGCCGCGACTGGCTCACCGGGCTGGCGACCGCGCTGCCCGCCGTGATCCTCGTCGGCGTCTGGTCCGGCATGCCGCAGACCACGGTCGCCCTGCTGGCCGGACTCCAGAACACCCCGCACGAACTCCACGAGGCCGCCGCGCTGGACGGGGCGGGCGCCTGGCGCCGGTTCCGCACGGTGACCTGGCCCGCCATCAGACCGGTCGCCCTCTCCATCACCGCGCTCAATTTCATCTGGAACTTCAACTCGTTCGCCCTGGTCTACGTCCTGACCAACGGCGGCCCCGGCGGCCGCACCCGGCTGCCGATGCTCTTCGCGTACGAGGAGGCGTTCCGCTACGGGCAGTTCGGCTACGCCGCCGCGATGGGCTGCGTCATGGTCGCCGTGATCTCCGTGATCCTCGCCGTGTATCTCGCCGGGCGGCTCAGGGGAGGCGACGACCGATGA
- a CDS encoding ABC transporter substrate-binding protein — MRALVRTAAAAATALALLLTGCGAGDDGEADGKITLRFQSLAWQKESVDINKRLVKEWNAAHPDIRVEYVQGSWDSVHDQLLTSFEGGEAPDIIHDASDDLADFAYGGYLADLRPLLPKGLTDGIPRNSWETATFDGGVYGVPFLQEPRVLIANTKILKASGVRIPTPGQPWSWPEFRQVTKELSGEGRYGVAWPLKEPVSVTLNLGLSAGGELFHRGADGKVTVAMGEGDQVVPDTIHDQVNTDHSAARTALGMGGGDTLPGFFGGKYAMVPLGFSYRQQIVEQAPKGFDWTVLPAPAGRDGLAQGVSPQTLSVAEDSPHKKEAVEFIDFLLKPANMVRLAKGDWMLPTGTEALADPSLHTADRGWATGVALAASLRSAPAQSVRGYPEWKDKVATPALQEYYSGAIDAAELKKRLVTDGNRVLARYQR, encoded by the coding sequence ATGCGCGCGCTGGTACGTACGGCAGCGGCCGCGGCCACCGCGCTCGCCCTGCTGCTCACCGGCTGCGGCGCGGGCGACGACGGCGAGGCCGACGGGAAGATCACCCTCCGCTTCCAGTCGCTGGCCTGGCAGAAGGAGTCCGTCGACATCAACAAGCGGCTGGTGAAGGAGTGGAACGCGGCCCACCCCGACATCCGGGTCGAGTACGTCCAGGGCAGCTGGGACAGCGTCCACGACCAGCTCCTCACCTCCTTCGAGGGCGGCGAGGCGCCCGACATCATCCACGACGCCTCCGACGACCTCGCCGACTTCGCGTACGGGGGCTATCTCGCCGACCTCCGCCCCCTCCTGCCGAAGGGGCTGACGGACGGCATCCCGCGCAACAGCTGGGAGACGGCCACCTTCGACGGCGGGGTGTACGGCGTGCCCTTCCTTCAGGAGCCCCGGGTCCTGATCGCCAACACCAAGATCCTCAAGGCGTCCGGGGTCCGCATCCCCACCCCCGGGCAGCCGTGGAGCTGGCCGGAGTTCCGGCAGGTGACCAAGGAGCTGAGCGGCGAGGGCCGTTACGGGGTCGCCTGGCCCCTCAAGGAGCCGGTCTCCGTCACCCTCAACCTCGGCCTCTCGGCGGGCGGCGAGCTCTTCCACCGGGGCGCCGACGGCAAGGTCACCGTCGCGATGGGGGAGGGCGACCAGGTCGTCCCGGACACCATCCACGACCAGGTCAACACCGACCACAGCGCCGCCCGCACCGCGCTCGGCATGGGCGGCGGCGACACCCTGCCCGGCTTCTTCGGCGGCAAGTACGCGATGGTGCCGCTCGGGTTCTCGTACCGTCAGCAGATCGTGGAGCAGGCTCCGAAGGGCTTCGACTGGACGGTGCTGCCCGCCCCGGCGGGCCGGGACGGACTGGCCCAAGGGGTGAGCCCGCAGACCCTGTCCGTCGCCGAGGACAGCCCGCACAAGAAGGAGGCGGTGGAGTTCATCGACTTCCTGCTGAAGCCCGCCAACATGGTCCGGCTGGCCAAGGGGGACTGGATGCTGCCCACCGGCACCGAGGCGCTGGCCGACCCCTCCCTGCACACCGCGGACCGGGGCTGGGCGACCGGCGTCGCGCTGGCCGCCTCGCTGCGGTCCGCCCCGGCCCAGTCGGTGCGCGGCTACCCCGAGTGGAAGGACAAGGTGGCGACCCCCGCGCTCCAGGAGTACTACAGCGGGGCGATCGACGCCGCCGAGCTGAAGAAGCGTCTGGTGACCGACGGCAACCGGGTCCTGGCCCGCTACCAGCGCTGA